A DNA window from Vigna angularis cultivar LongXiaoDou No.4 chromosome 1, ASM1680809v1, whole genome shotgun sequence contains the following coding sequences:
- the LOC108347597 gene encoding vacuolar protein sorting-associated protein 32 homolog 2 isoform X1 → MFTRIFGKPKQEANTLTTLDKLNETLEMLEKKEKVLLKKAAAEVERAKEFTRAKNKRAAIQCLKRKRLYEQQIEQLGNFQLRIHDQMIMLEGAKATTETVDALRTGAAAMKAMQKATNIDDVDKTMDEINEQTENMKQIQEALSTPIGAAADFDEDELEAELEELEGAELEEQLLQPATTAPAAPVHVPSGRQSTRPASSKPTAEEDELAALQAEMAL, encoded by the exons ATGTTTACCCGAATTTTTGGTAAACCTAAACAAGAAGCCAATACTCTAACGACTCTGGACAAATTAAACGAG ACACTTGAAATgttagagaaaaaagagaaagtacTCCTTAAAAAGGCCGCAGCAGAAGTTGAAAGGGCCAAAGAGTTCACCAGAGCAAAGAATAAAAGGG CTGCGATACAGTGTTTGAAGAGGAAGAGGCTATATGAACAGCAAATAGAACAGCTTGGAAATTTTCAGCTGCGTATTCATGACCAG ATGATAATGTTGGAAGGTGCCAAGGCTACCACTGAAACAGTTGATGCATTGAGAACTGGTGCAGCTGCTATGAAGGCAATGCAAAAAGCAAC GAATATTGATGATGTTGACAAGACCATGGATGAGATCAACGAACAGACAGAGAACATGAAACAAATTCAGGAAGCATTGTCTACTCCAATTGGTGCAGCTGCTGATTTTGACGAG GATGAATTGGAAGCAGAACTTGAAGAGCTGGAGGGTGCTGAATTGGAAGAGCAGCTTCTTCAGCCTGCAACTACAGCTCCAGCAGCTCCGGTGCATGTTCCATCTGGGCGACAATCCACTCGCCCTGCATCATCAAAGCCCACTGCTGAGGAAGATGAGTTGGCAGCTTTGCAGGCTGAGATGGCACTTTGA
- the LOC108347539 gene encoding zinc protease PQQL-like isoform X2, whose translation MELLPAAVPPISKKQGFRSLKLVNADMEQLLSDQPVGVDYGTLDNGLRYYVRCNSKPRMRAALALAVRAGSILEEEDERGVAHIVEHLAFSATKKYTNHDIVKFLESIGAEFGACQNAVTSADDTVYELLVPVDKPELLSQAISVLAEFSSEIRVSKDDLAKERGAVMEEYRGSRNATGRLQDAHWMLMMEGSKYAERLPIGLEKVIRTVSSETVKHFYKKWYHLCNMAVIAVGDFSDTQDVVELIKTHFGQKIPDPDPPLIPTFQVPSHDEPRFSCFIESEAAGSAVMISYKTPVDELKTVKDYRNLLAESMFLYALNQRFFKIARRNDPPYFSCSAAADVLVRPLKANIMTSSCKRKGTIEALESMLIEVARVRLHGFSDREISVVRALLMSEIESAYLERDQIQSTSLRDEYLQHFLHAEPVVGIEYEAQLQKTLLPHISTSEISKCSEKLRTSCSCVIKTIEPQPFAVLDDLKNVVKKVNLMEEEGRISYWDDEHVPEEIVTTKPNMGHVVQELEYSNIGATELVLSNGMRICYKRTDFLDDQVIFTGYSYGGLSELPESEYFSCSMGPTIAGEIGVFGYRPSVLMDMLAGKRAEVGTKIGAYMRTFYGDCSPSDLETALQLVYQLFTTNLTPGEEDVKIVMQMAEEAVSAQDRDPYTAFTNRVKELNYGNSYFFRPIRKSDLQKVDPRKACEFFSTCFKDPSTFTVVIVGNIDPAIAMPLILQYLGGIPKPPEPIMHFNRDELKGLPFNFPTEIHSGSESHGRSTVFGADMFSCRAEEWDHGGGDSFCWVLEQAS comes from the exons ATGGAATTACTTCCCGCCGCTGTACCTCCGATCTCGAAGAAACAAGGGTTCAGATCGCTTAAGCTTGTCAACGCCGACATGGAGCAGCTTCTCTCCGACCAACCCGTTGGCGTCGACTACGGCACCCTCGACAATGGCCTTCGCTACTACGTTCGTTGCAATTCCAAGCCTCGCATGAGAGCCGCTCTCGCTCTCGCCGTCAGGGCTGG ATCAATTCTCGAAGAGGAGGATGAACGCGGAGTTGCTCACATTGTTGAACACCTCGCGTTCAGTGCCACCAAGAAATACACCAATCACGACATCGTCAAATTTCTCGAGAGTATTGGAGCCGAATTCGGAGCCTGTCAGAACGCCGTGACCTCTGCGGACGACACGGTTTACGAGCTATTGGTTCCGGTCGACAAGCCGGAACTGTTGTCTCAGGCCATTTCGGTCTTGGCGGAGTTCAGTTCAGAG ATTCGAGTTTCGAAGGATGACTTGGCGAAAGAGAGAGGAGCTGTCATGGAAGAGTACAGAGGAAGCAGAAATGCCACGGGGCGGCTGCAGGATGCTCATtggatgttgatgatggaaggTTCAAAG TATGCTGAACGTTTGCCAATTGGCCTAGAGAAAGTGATTCGGACGGTTTCTTCAGAGACTGTGAAGCATTTTTACAAGAAGTGGTACCATTTATGCAATATGGCAGTGATCGCAGTTGGAGATTTTTCTGATACGCAG GATGTAGTTGAGTTAATAAAGACTCATTTTGGCCAGAAAATTCCAGATCCTGATCCTCCACTTATACCAACATTCCAGGTTCCATCACATGATGAGCCACGATTTTCGTGTTTTATTGAATCCGAAGCTGCTGGG TCTGCAGTGATGATTAGCTATAAGACGCCAGTGGATGAGCTTAAGACAGTGAAAGACTACCGTAATTTACTTGCAGAATCCATGTTCCTCTATGCTTTAAACCAGAGGTTCTTTAAAATAGCTCGTAGAAATGATCCACCTTATTTCTCCTGTTCTGCTGCTGCTGATGTTTTAGTCCGCCCATTAAAGGCCAATATAATGACTTCCtcttgtaaaagaaaaggaaccattGAAGCCCTGGAATCCATGTTAATAGAG GTTGCGAGGGTAAGACTTCATGGCTTTTCAGATCGTGAAATATCTGTAGTCCGTGCACTACTGATGTCAGAGATTGAATCTGCGTATTTGGAGCGAGATCAAATTCAATCTACCAGCTTGAGAGATGAATATTtacaa CATTTTCTCCACGCTGAACCTGTTGTTGGGATTGAGTATGAGGCTCAACTCCAAAAGACTCTTCTACCAC ATATATCAACATCAGAAATCTCTAAGTGTTCTGAGAAATTAAGGACATCATGTAGCTGTGTCATAAAGACTATTGAGCCCCAGCCATTTGCTGTGCTTGATGATCTGAAAAATGTTGTTAAGAAAGTTAATCTTATGGAGGAAGAAGGGAGAATCTCTTATTGGGATGATGAACATGTTCCAGAAGAAATTGTCACTACAAAGCCAAATATGGG GCATGTTGTGCAGGAATTGGAATATTCAAATATTGGAGCTACTGAACTGGTACTGTCAAATGGCATGCGGATCTGTTACAAGCGTACAGACTTTCTTGATGACCAG GTTATCTTCACTGGGTATTCATATGGGGGTTTATCTGAACTCCCAGAGAGTGAGTACTTCTCTTGTTCGATGGGACCAACTATTGCTGGGGAAATTGGTGTTTTTGGTTATAGACCATCTGTCCTAATGGATATGCTTGCTGGCAAGAGAGCTGAAGTTGGTACCAAGATTGGTGCATATATGAGAACTTTTTATGGTGATTGTTCACCTTCAGACCTAGAAACTGCTTTGCAG CTGGTCTATCAGCTGTTTACAACAAATTTAACACCAGGTGAAGAAGATGTCAAAATAGTTATGCAGATGGCTGAAGAAGCAGTATCTGCTCAAGATAGGGATCCATATACTGCTTTTACAAACCGTGTAAAAGAGCTTAACTATGGCAACTCTTACTTTTTCCGG CCTATTAGAAAAAGTGACCTACAGAAGGTTGATCCACGGAAAGCTTGTGAATTCTTCAGTACATGTTTCAAAGATCCATCAACTTTTACTGTTGTGATTGTTGGAAATATTGATCCTGCTATTGCAATGCCCTTGATATTGCAGTACCTA GGTGGGATACCAAAACCTCCTGAACCTATTATGCATTTTAACCGTGATGAACTGAAAGGATTGCCTTTCAATTTTCCAACAGAAATCCATAG TGGTTCGGAGTCCCATGGTAGAAGCACAGTGTTTGGTGCAGATATGTTTTCCTGTAGAGCTGAGGAATGGGACCATG GTGGAGGAGATTCATTTTGTTGGGTTCTTGAGCAAGCTtcttga
- the LOC108347539 gene encoding zinc protease PQQL-like isoform X1 — MELLPAAVPPISKKQGFRSLKLVNADMEQLLSDQPVGVDYGTLDNGLRYYVRCNSKPRMRAALALAVRAGSILEEEDERGVAHIVEHLAFSATKKYTNHDIVKFLESIGAEFGACQNAVTSADDTVYELLVPVDKPELLSQAISVLAEFSSEIRVSKDDLAKERGAVMEEYRGSRNATGRLQDAHWMLMMEGSKYAERLPIGLEKVIRTVSSETVKHFYKKWYHLCNMAVIAVGDFSDTQDVVELIKTHFGQKIPDPDPPLIPTFQVPSHDEPRFSCFIESEAAGSAVMISYKTPVDELKTVKDYRNLLAESMFLYALNQRFFKIARRNDPPYFSCSAAADVLVRPLKANIMTSSCKRKGTIEALESMLIEVARVRLHGFSDREISVVRALLMSEIESAYLERDQIQSTSLRDEYLQHFLHAEPVVGIEYEAQLQKTLLPHISTSEISKCSEKLRTSCSCVIKTIEPQPFAVLDDLKNVVKKVNLMEEEGRISYWDDEHVPEEIVTTKPNMGHVVQELEYSNIGATELVLSNGMRICYKRTDFLDDQVIFTGYSYGGLSELPESEYFSCSMGPTIAGEIGVFGYRPSVLMDMLAGKRAEVGTKIGAYMRTFYGDCSPSDLETALQLVYQLFTTNLTPGEEDVKIVMQMAEEAVSAQDRDPYTAFTNRVKELNYGNSYFFRPIRKSDLQKVDPRKACEFFSTCFKDPSTFTVVIVGNIDPAIAMPLILQYLGGIPKPPEPIMHFNRDELKGLPFNFPTEIHREVVRSPMVEAQCLVQICFPVELRNGTMVEEIHFVGFLSKLLETKIMQVLRFKHGQIYSVGVSVFLGGNKPSRIGDVRGDVSINFSCDPDISSKLANIALDEMLRLQEEGPSGQDVSTILEIEQRAHENGLQENYYWLDRILHSYQSRVYAGDVGISFEVQDEGRSKVRSSLTPSTAQLALKRILPFPCKNKYTVVILMPKSSPFKLLKSVFQSARTNYGKEAKILAGVASLAVLAFSLWRQGRSNSRLLSRAVN, encoded by the exons ATGGAATTACTTCCCGCCGCTGTACCTCCGATCTCGAAGAAACAAGGGTTCAGATCGCTTAAGCTTGTCAACGCCGACATGGAGCAGCTTCTCTCCGACCAACCCGTTGGCGTCGACTACGGCACCCTCGACAATGGCCTTCGCTACTACGTTCGTTGCAATTCCAAGCCTCGCATGAGAGCCGCTCTCGCTCTCGCCGTCAGGGCTGG ATCAATTCTCGAAGAGGAGGATGAACGCGGAGTTGCTCACATTGTTGAACACCTCGCGTTCAGTGCCACCAAGAAATACACCAATCACGACATCGTCAAATTTCTCGAGAGTATTGGAGCCGAATTCGGAGCCTGTCAGAACGCCGTGACCTCTGCGGACGACACGGTTTACGAGCTATTGGTTCCGGTCGACAAGCCGGAACTGTTGTCTCAGGCCATTTCGGTCTTGGCGGAGTTCAGTTCAGAG ATTCGAGTTTCGAAGGATGACTTGGCGAAAGAGAGAGGAGCTGTCATGGAAGAGTACAGAGGAAGCAGAAATGCCACGGGGCGGCTGCAGGATGCTCATtggatgttgatgatggaaggTTCAAAG TATGCTGAACGTTTGCCAATTGGCCTAGAGAAAGTGATTCGGACGGTTTCTTCAGAGACTGTGAAGCATTTTTACAAGAAGTGGTACCATTTATGCAATATGGCAGTGATCGCAGTTGGAGATTTTTCTGATACGCAG GATGTAGTTGAGTTAATAAAGACTCATTTTGGCCAGAAAATTCCAGATCCTGATCCTCCACTTATACCAACATTCCAGGTTCCATCACATGATGAGCCACGATTTTCGTGTTTTATTGAATCCGAAGCTGCTGGG TCTGCAGTGATGATTAGCTATAAGACGCCAGTGGATGAGCTTAAGACAGTGAAAGACTACCGTAATTTACTTGCAGAATCCATGTTCCTCTATGCTTTAAACCAGAGGTTCTTTAAAATAGCTCGTAGAAATGATCCACCTTATTTCTCCTGTTCTGCTGCTGCTGATGTTTTAGTCCGCCCATTAAAGGCCAATATAATGACTTCCtcttgtaaaagaaaaggaaccattGAAGCCCTGGAATCCATGTTAATAGAG GTTGCGAGGGTAAGACTTCATGGCTTTTCAGATCGTGAAATATCTGTAGTCCGTGCACTACTGATGTCAGAGATTGAATCTGCGTATTTGGAGCGAGATCAAATTCAATCTACCAGCTTGAGAGATGAATATTtacaa CATTTTCTCCACGCTGAACCTGTTGTTGGGATTGAGTATGAGGCTCAACTCCAAAAGACTCTTCTACCAC ATATATCAACATCAGAAATCTCTAAGTGTTCTGAGAAATTAAGGACATCATGTAGCTGTGTCATAAAGACTATTGAGCCCCAGCCATTTGCTGTGCTTGATGATCTGAAAAATGTTGTTAAGAAAGTTAATCTTATGGAGGAAGAAGGGAGAATCTCTTATTGGGATGATGAACATGTTCCAGAAGAAATTGTCACTACAAAGCCAAATATGGG GCATGTTGTGCAGGAATTGGAATATTCAAATATTGGAGCTACTGAACTGGTACTGTCAAATGGCATGCGGATCTGTTACAAGCGTACAGACTTTCTTGATGACCAG GTTATCTTCACTGGGTATTCATATGGGGGTTTATCTGAACTCCCAGAGAGTGAGTACTTCTCTTGTTCGATGGGACCAACTATTGCTGGGGAAATTGGTGTTTTTGGTTATAGACCATCTGTCCTAATGGATATGCTTGCTGGCAAGAGAGCTGAAGTTGGTACCAAGATTGGTGCATATATGAGAACTTTTTATGGTGATTGTTCACCTTCAGACCTAGAAACTGCTTTGCAG CTGGTCTATCAGCTGTTTACAACAAATTTAACACCAGGTGAAGAAGATGTCAAAATAGTTATGCAGATGGCTGAAGAAGCAGTATCTGCTCAAGATAGGGATCCATATACTGCTTTTACAAACCGTGTAAAAGAGCTTAACTATGGCAACTCTTACTTTTTCCGG CCTATTAGAAAAAGTGACCTACAGAAGGTTGATCCACGGAAAGCTTGTGAATTCTTCAGTACATGTTTCAAAGATCCATCAACTTTTACTGTTGTGATTGTTGGAAATATTGATCCTGCTATTGCAATGCCCTTGATATTGCAGTACCTA GGTGGGATACCAAAACCTCCTGAACCTATTATGCATTTTAACCGTGATGAACTGAAAGGATTGCCTTTCAATTTTCCAACAGAAATCCATAG AGAAGTGGTTCGGAGTCCCATGGTAGAAGCACAGTGTTTGGTGCAGATATGTTTTCCTGTAGAGCTGAGGAATGGGACCATG GTGGAGGAGATTCATTTTGTTGGGTTCTTGAGCAAGCTtcttgaaacaaaaataatgcaGGTTCTCCGTTTCAAGCATGGCCAG ATATACTCTGTAGGTGTTTCAGTATTTCTTGGTGGTAATAAACCCTCAAGAATAGGTGATGTTCGTGGAGACGTAAGCATAAATTTTTCTTGTGATCCAGACATATCTTCCAAGCTGGCAA ATATTGCTTTGGATGAAATGTTACGTCTTCAAGAGGAAGGGCCTTCAGGACAGGACGTTTCAACCATACTTGAAATTGAGCAACGAGCTCATGAGAATGGACTGCAG GAAAATTATTACTGGCTGGATAGGATTTTGCATAGCTATCAATCAAGAGTCTATGCGGGTGATGTTGGCATTTCTTTTGAG GTTCAAGATGAAGGGCGATCAAAAGTTAGATCATCCCTTACACCATCAACTGCACAATTGGCACTTAAAAGAATATTACCTTTTCCTTGCAAAAACAAGTATACTGTTGTGATCCTAATGCCCAAGTCTTCTCCCTTTAAATTACTGAAATCAGTATTCCAATCTGCTCGAACTAACTATGGCAAAGAAGCGAAG ATTTTGGCAGGAGTTGCTAGTCTTGCAGTTTTAGCATTCAGTTTGTGGAGACAAGGGCGAAGTAATAGCAGATTGCTTAGCAGAGCCGTGAATTAG
- the LOC108347077 gene encoding uncharacterized protein LOC108347077, with translation MKKLARKFRHSEDGNLSLPVHDGDSRPLESHEQEELVRSLERSQAEQSRLWRMVFATLFFCYIVFLLYSIFHQALTPWELRYHAYFMEEIYSWTVISADWVAVLACLFALIGLLHESNHRRRWIKCSWYTGVTLAVFWLYYMLRLPKFRWDVIWLPFGPLGASALCLYVDHLLTESSEEVRKLRGYMYTYKAS, from the exons ATGAAGAAGCTCGCAAGGAAATTTCGCCATTCGGAAGACGGAAACCTCTCTCTTCCGGTGCACGACGGAGACTCTCGTCCCTTAGAATCTCATG AGCAGGAAGAGTTAGTTCGTTCTCTTGAAAGAAGTCAAGCTGAGCAGAGTCGCTTATGGAGG ATGGTATTCGCAACTTTGTTCTTCTGTTACATCGTGTTTCTTTTGTACTCCATCTTCCACCAGGCTTTAACACCATGGGAACTG CGGTATCATGCGTACTTCATGGAGGAGATCTACTCATGGACTGTTATATCTGCAG ACTGGGTGGCTGTTTTAGCATGCTTGTTTGCCCTCATAGGACTGCTTCATGAATCAAACCATCGCAGGAGATGGATCAAGTGTTCATGGTATACTGGCGTTACCCTGGCAGTTTTCTGGTTATATTACATGTTGAG gCTGCCAAAGTTTCGTTGGGATGTAATCTGGCTACCATTTGGTCCTCTTGG AGCATCTGCACTCTGCCTCTATGTGGATCATTTACTAACGGAGTCATCAGAAGAGGTGAGAAAGCTTCGGGGGTACATGTATACCTACAAAGCAAGCTAG
- the LOC108346981 gene encoding F-box/LRR-repeat protein At4g29420, producing MMEELPASLLVEIVSRLTDTTDVARCRAVSKGLNAASYEVRWLNVVCSMSRYLKSRSPETKHLVTPFKTVFSHLVFRSTSTLDSVSLGVDRALGGVSFDDVEDESDDLYLTDMNFIREWLPSISHALKSFSVSDFWVQSCWRRSEALSLISSTCHNLGKLVVRNAWLSVDGLCLMPTLRHLTLEFVRLDDEDLSRINACFPNLTQLSLIGVGGLKEPKINFLHLTTCQWSVSNAPLSLIICAPCLVDFDLRCIKPKLVVLEAPSLSNFNLSLENTDELRLKNCANIQCLQLSVECLSLGFLFTMFRHCSTVKRLTLDLVGRRKQVDAAVFGIDTLLGCFPNITCLSLGPGAWHVMENSFRRGGLADGIGMKMIKQLIAHLVVHEVEGTLAFISSVLDKSTQLCDVSLLIHRDVDSYVAGGLISSCRSKFPRVRWRWGIWKEGIKDTWVSDGT from the exons ATGATGGAGGAGCTTCCGGCGTCGCTGTTGGTGGAAATTGTGAGTCGTTTAACGGACACTACCGATGTGGCGCGGTGCAGGGCGGTGTCCAAGGGTCTAAACGCGGCGTCATACGAGGTGCGGTGGCTGAACGTGGTCTGTTCCATGTCGCGCTACCTCAAGTCCCGTTCGCCGGAGACCAAGCACCTCGTCACTCCCTTCAAGACCGTTTTCTCTCACCTCGTATTCCGCTCCACCTCCACTCTTGACTCCGTCTCGCTGGGCGTCGATCGCGCCCTCGGTGGCGTCTCCTTCGACGACGTCGAGGATGAGTCCGACGATCTCTACCTTACCGACATGAACTTCATCAGAGAGTGGCTTCCATCCATTTCCCACGCTCTGAAATCTTTCTCCGTCTCCGATTTCTGGGTCCAGTCTTGTTGGCGCCGATCCGAAGCCTTGTCCCTCATCTCTTCCACCT GCCATAATCTTGGGAAATTGGTTGTGAGGAATGCGTGGTTATCCGTGGATGGTTTGTGTTTGATGCCAACGTTGAGACATTTGACTCTTGAGTTTGTGAGACTGGATGATGAGGACTTAAGCAGGATCAATGCTTGTTTCCCTAATTTGACTCAACTCAGTCTTATTGGGGTTGGTGGACTTAAGGAGCCTAAGATTAATTTCTTACACCTTACCACTTGTCAATGGTCGGTCTCAAATGCTCCACTTTCTTTGATCATATGTGCACCTTGCCTTGTTGATTTTGATCTCAGATGCATCAAACCTAAGTTGGTTGTCCTTGAGGCCCCTTCCTTGTCCAATTTTAATCTCTCCCTCGAGAATACTGATGAGCTCAGGTTGAAAAATTGTGCTAATATACAATGCCTTCAGCTCAGTGTAGAATGCCTCTCTCTTGGTTTTTTGTTTACTATGTTTCGTCACTGCAGCACGGTGAAGAGACTTACCTTGGATTTGGTAGGAAGAAGAAAACAGGTTGATGCAGCAGTGTTTGGGATTGATACTTTGTTGGGTTGTTTTCCGAACATAACATGTCTTAGTTTAGGTCCTGGAGCCTGGCATGTGATGGAGAATTCATTTAGACGGGGAGGTTTGGCAGATGGGATTGGTATGAAGATGATAAAACAACTTATTGCACATCTAGTGGTCCATGAAGTGGAGGGTACTCTTGCATTTATCTCTTCTGTTTTGGATAAAAGCACCCAGTTGTGTGATGTTTCTCTTCTTATCCATCGTGATGTTGATTCATATGTTGCTGGCGGCCTGATCTCTTCATGCAGAAGCAAATTCCCAAGAGTGAGATGGAGATGGGGAATATGGAAAGAAGGAATCAAGGATACTTGGGTCTCTGATGGCACCTAG
- the LOC108347597 gene encoding vacuolar protein sorting-associated protein 32 homolog 2 isoform X2 encodes MLEKKEKVLLKKAAAEVERAKEFTRAKNKRAAIQCLKRKRLYEQQIEQLGNFQLRIHDQMIMLEGAKATTETVDALRTGAAAMKAMQKATNIDDVDKTMDEINEQTENMKQIQEALSTPIGAAADFDEDELEAELEELEGAELEEQLLQPATTAPAAPVHVPSGRQSTRPASSKPTAEEDELAALQAEMAL; translated from the exons ATgttagagaaaaaagagaaagtacTCCTTAAAAAGGCCGCAGCAGAAGTTGAAAGGGCCAAAGAGTTCACCAGAGCAAAGAATAAAAGGG CTGCGATACAGTGTTTGAAGAGGAAGAGGCTATATGAACAGCAAATAGAACAGCTTGGAAATTTTCAGCTGCGTATTCATGACCAG ATGATAATGTTGGAAGGTGCCAAGGCTACCACTGAAACAGTTGATGCATTGAGAACTGGTGCAGCTGCTATGAAGGCAATGCAAAAAGCAAC GAATATTGATGATGTTGACAAGACCATGGATGAGATCAACGAACAGACAGAGAACATGAAACAAATTCAGGAAGCATTGTCTACTCCAATTGGTGCAGCTGCTGATTTTGACGAG GATGAATTGGAAGCAGAACTTGAAGAGCTGGAGGGTGCTGAATTGGAAGAGCAGCTTCTTCAGCCTGCAACTACAGCTCCAGCAGCTCCGGTGCATGTTCCATCTGGGCGACAATCCACTCGCCCTGCATCATCAAAGCCCACTGCTGAGGAAGATGAGTTGGCAGCTTTGCAGGCTGAGATGGCACTTTGA
- the LOC108346980 gene encoding 60S ribosomal protein L31, which translates to MVEKAKGRKEEVVSREYTINLHKRLHGCTFKKKAPKAIKEIRKFAQKAMGTNDVRVDVKLNKYVWSQGIRSVPRRIRVRIARKRNDDEDAKEELYSLVTVVEIPKEELKGLGTKVIDDED; encoded by the exons ATGGTGGAGAAAGCCAAGGGTAGGAAAGAGGAGGTCGTCTCTCGAGAGTACACCATCAACCTCCACAAACGCTTACATGGCTG CACGTTTAAGAAGAAGGCTCCCAAAGcaattaaggaaataaggaagTTTGCGCAGAAGGCGATGGGGACGAATGACGTGAGAGTGGATGTGAAGCTCAACAAGTATGTCTGGAGTCAGGGGATCCGGAGTGTTCCCAGGAGGATTAGGGTTCGCATTGCTCGCAAGAGGAatgatgatgaggatgccaAAGAAGAGCTATACTCTCTTGTTACCGTCGTCGAGATCCCCAAGGAGGAGCTTAAAGGTTTGGGCACTAAGGTTATTGATGATGAGGATTGA
- the LOC108347649 gene encoding asparagine--tRNA ligase, cytoplasmic 1 has translation MADTSSPPTDQLAVTTLDEEVPKAQFSDRVPIRSIISRPDGGSGLAGRKARVGGWVKTGRKADKDAFAFLEINDGSCAGNLQVIVEASLGELGQLVPTGTCVVVDGHLKLPPAGTKQKIELRADKVLHVGPVDPAKYPLPKMRLTLEFLRDFVHLRSRTNTISAVARIRNALAYATHTFFNKEGFLYVHTPIVTTSDCEGAGEMFQVTTLLSEAERLEKELLQNPPPTEADVAAARLVVKEKGDVVSQLKAAKATKPEIGAAVDQLKKAKESLAKVEERSKLKPGIPKKDDGKVDYGKDFFARQAFLTVSGQLQVESYVCALSSVYTFGPTFRAENSHTSRHLAEFWMVEPEIAFAELKDDMNCAEAYVKFLCQWLLDNCLEDMEFMADKFDKGCIDRLKLVASTPFIRVSYTEAVEILEDAVKNGKKFENEVKWGIDLASEHERFLTEVKFQKPVIVYNYPKEIKAFYMRLNDDLKTVAAMDVLVPKVGELIGGSQREERYDVIQSRIKEMGLPLEPYEWYLDLRRYGTVKHAGFGLGFERMILFATGLENIRDVIPFPRYPGRADL, from the exons ATGGCAGACACATCTTCTCCTCCGACGGACCAACTCGCAGTCACCACCCTCGACGAAGAGGTACCCAAGGCCCAATTCTCGGATCGCGTCCCGATCCGCTCCATCATTTCCCGCCCCGACGGCGGCTCGGGCTTGGCCGGCCGGAAGGCGCGCGTCGGTGGCTGGGTCAAGACTGGTCGGAAAGCCGACAAAGACGCCTTCGCCTTCCTCGAAATTAACGACGGCAGCTGCGCCGGTAACCTCCAAGTTATCGTTGAAGCCTCGCTTGGCGAACTCGGTCAACTCGTACCCACTGGAACTTGCGTCGTCGTCGACGGCCACCTCAAGCTTCCTCCCGCCGGCACCAAACAGAAGATCGAACTTCGCGCCGATAAGGTCCTCCACGTCGGCCCAGTCGATCCCGCCAAATATCCTCTGCCCAAAATGAGACTTACTCTTGAGTTCCTCAGAGATTTCGTTCATCTTCGTTCAAGAACCAACACG ATATCTGCGGTCGCTAGAATTAGAAATGCTCTTGCATATGCTACGCATACTTTTTTCAACAAAGAAGGGTTTCTTTACGTGCACACACCGATTGTTACCACGAGTGACTGTGAGGGTGCGGGTGAGATGTTTCAGGTGACGACTTTGCTGAGCGAGGCTGAGAGATTGGAGAAGGAGTTGTTGCAGAATCCGCCTCCTACGGAGGCAGATGTGGCAGCGGCTAGGTTGGTTGTTAAGGAGAAAGGGGATGTTGTGTCTCAGTTGAAAGCTGCCAAGGCGACTAAGCCAGAGATTGGTGCTGCTGTGGATCAGCTTAAGAAGGCGAAGGAGAGTTTGGCTAAGGTGGAGGAGAGGTCCAAGCTTAAGCCTGGGATTCCTAAGAAGGATGATGGAAAGGTGGATTATGGGAAAGATTTCTTTGCACGTCAAGCGTTTTTGACGGTTTCAGGTCAGCTTCAAGTTGAGTCTTATGTGTGTGCACTTAGCAGTGTGTATACCTTTGGCCCCACTTTTCGCGCGGAGAATTCTCACACTTCCAGGCATTTGGCTGAGTTTTGGATGGTAGAACCTGAGATAGCGTTTGCAGAGTTGAAg GATGATATGAACTGTGCCGAGGCGTATGTGAAATTTTTGTGTCAGTGGTTACTTGACAACTGTCTTGAGGATATGGAGTTTATGGCTGATAAGTTTGATAAAGGTTGCATTGATCGTTTGAAGTTGGTTGCTTCCACCCCCTTTATTCGAGTTTCGTATACAGAAGCAGTGGAAATACTAGAAGACGCTGTGAAGAATGGTaaaaaatttgagaatgaaGTGAAATGGGGTATTGACTTAGCATCTGAGCATGAAAG ATTCCTGACAGAGGTAAAATTTCAGAAGCCAGTCATTGTCTATAACTATCCAAAAGAAATCAAAGCATTCTACATGCGGCTCAATGATGACTTAAAAACAGTGGCTGCTATGGATGTGCTTGTACCAAAG GTGGGAGAGCTAATTGGTGGAAGCCAAAGAGAAGAGCGTTATGATGTTATTCAGTCAag AATAAAGGAAATGGGTTTGCCTCTTGAGCCATACGAGTGGTACCTTGATCTGAGGCGGTATGGAACAGTGAAACATGCGGGATTTGGGCTTGGCTTTGAAAGAATGATTCTCTTTGCAACCGGCCTGGAAAATATTAGAGATGTGATTCCCTTTCCACGATATCCAGGCAGAGCTGATCtataa